A section of the Saccharopolyspora gregorii genome encodes:
- a CDS encoding isoprenyl transferase: MLRRRGRGSDDPSVKAPAPHASGATPPALPPELVPRHVAIVMDGNGRWANERGLPRVEGHKRGEQVVLELARGAIEIGVKWLSLYAFSTENWKRSPEEVKFLMGFNRDVIARRVDELDELGVRVRWAGRKPRLWRSVVNTLQAAEERTRGNEVMNLTMCVNYGGRAEVGDAAREIARLAAAGKINPEKVDERTVSRHLYQSEMPDVDLFIRPSGEQRTSNFLLWQSAYAELVFQDTLFPDVDRRHLWRACEQYARRDRRFGGAVDRAAQDESTTETAQEGIS; encoded by the coding sequence ATGCTGCGACGCCGTGGACGCGGTAGCGACGACCCGAGCGTGAAGGCGCCTGCCCCGCACGCTTCCGGTGCGACCCCGCCCGCCCTGCCGCCCGAGCTGGTGCCGCGGCACGTGGCCATCGTGATGGACGGCAACGGTCGCTGGGCCAACGAACGCGGACTGCCCCGGGTCGAGGGGCACAAGCGGGGCGAGCAGGTCGTGCTGGAGCTCGCCAGGGGGGCCATCGAGATCGGCGTGAAGTGGCTGTCGCTGTACGCCTTCTCCACCGAGAACTGGAAGCGCAGCCCGGAGGAGGTCAAGTTCCTCATGGGCTTCAACCGCGACGTCATCGCCCGGCGCGTCGACGAGCTCGACGAGCTCGGCGTGCGGGTGCGCTGGGCCGGTCGCAAGCCGCGGCTGTGGCGCAGCGTCGTGAACACGCTCCAGGCCGCGGAAGAGCGCACTCGTGGCAACGAAGTCATGAACTTGACCATGTGCGTGAACTATGGTGGCCGGGCCGAGGTGGGCGACGCCGCTCGTGAGATCGCCCGGCTGGCCGCCGCAGGCAAGATCAATCCAGAGAAGGTGGACGAGCGGACCGTGTCCCGGCACCTCTACCAATCGGAGATGCCCGACGTCGACCTGTTCATCCGGCCGTCCGGGGAGCAACGCACTTCCAACTTCCTGCTCTGGCAGTCCGCATACGCCGAATTGGTGTTCCAAGACACCCTGTTCCCCGACGTGGATCGTCGCCACCTGTGGCGCGCGTGCGAGCAGTACGCACGCCGAGACCGGCGCTTCGGCGGCGCCGTCGATCGTGCCGCGCAGGACGAGAGCACCACTGAAACCGCCCAGGAGGGCATCTCATGA
- a CDS encoding GNAT family N-acetyltransferase — MRSWRPRDAEAVHRICVATGDGGEPVHHILREPDLVAHVFADPYLLLHPELAFVVEGRGTVLGYVVAALHTEEFYARWQLEWAPRFAASHPSSRVVDGRDADSQLRAFLHRPRLMLPAQLDRFPSHLHINLVAGVRGQGMGKRLMQAVFQQLARAGSPGVQLGVNPSNTRAQAFYQRIGMVRLPSDTRLEVRYGTPLNG, encoded by the coding sequence GTGCGCAGCTGGCGCCCCCGGGACGCCGAAGCGGTGCACCGGATCTGCGTGGCCACCGGCGACGGCGGCGAACCCGTGCACCACATCCTGCGGGAGCCCGACCTGGTCGCCCACGTCTTCGCCGACCCCTACCTGCTGCTGCACCCCGAACTGGCCTTCGTCGTGGAAGGCCGCGGCACCGTGCTCGGCTACGTCGTCGCCGCGCTGCACACCGAGGAGTTCTACGCGCGCTGGCAGCTGGAGTGGGCACCGCGGTTCGCCGCCAGCCACCCCTCCTCGCGGGTGGTGGACGGCCGCGACGCGGACAGCCAGCTGCGCGCGTTTCTGCACCGGCCGCGGCTGATGCTGCCCGCGCAGCTGGACCGGTTCCCCTCGCACCTGCACATCAACCTGGTCGCCGGAGTCCGCGGGCAGGGCATGGGAAAGCGGTTGATGCAGGCGGTGTTCCAGCAGCTGGCGCGCGCCGGATCACCGGGCGTGCAGCTCGGCGTGAACCCGAGCAACACCCGGGCGCAAGCGTTCTACCAGCGAATCGGGATGGTCCGGCTGCCGTCGGACACCCGGCTCGAAGTCCGCTACGGGACACCACTGAACGGGTGA
- the recO gene encoding DNA repair protein RecO, with the protein MSLYRDTGVVLRVHKLGEADRIITLLTRRFGKVRAVAKGVRRTTSRFGARVEPFCHVDVQLHTGRTLDVITQVQTLDAFGVHIVDDYQRYTAGCAVLETVDRLAAEEGEPVLRLYLLVTGALRALSGRERDPSLVLDAFLLRAMSYAGWAPALSECARCGEAGPHAAFNVQGGGAMCVNCRPTGSARPAQQTLPLLEALMHGDWPAAERTTEQVRREGSGLVAAHLQWHLERQLRSLPLVERQEHRPVVPELIRERAAVVEEEPTAEETTAAGSAAAESAGAESAVGEPVAGESAAADPVHRATAIPGTADGATG; encoded by the coding sequence GTGAGCCTCTACCGGGATACCGGCGTCGTGCTGCGGGTCCACAAGCTGGGTGAGGCCGACCGGATCATCACCCTGCTCACCCGCCGCTTCGGCAAGGTGCGCGCCGTCGCCAAGGGCGTGCGCCGCACCACCTCGCGCTTCGGGGCCCGCGTCGAACCCTTCTGCCACGTGGACGTGCAGCTGCACACCGGGCGCACCCTCGACGTGATCACCCAGGTGCAGACGCTGGACGCGTTCGGCGTGCACATCGTGGACGACTACCAGCGCTACACCGCGGGCTGCGCCGTGCTGGAGACCGTGGACCGGCTCGCCGCCGAGGAAGGCGAACCGGTGCTGCGGCTGTACCTGCTGGTCACCGGCGCGCTGCGGGCGCTGTCCGGGCGGGAGCGGGACCCGTCGCTGGTGCTCGACGCGTTCCTGCTGCGCGCCATGTCCTACGCGGGCTGGGCCCCCGCGCTCAGCGAGTGCGCGCGCTGCGGGGAGGCGGGCCCGCACGCCGCGTTCAACGTGCAGGGCGGCGGTGCGATGTGCGTGAACTGCCGCCCCACCGGCTCGGCGCGCCCCGCGCAGCAGACGCTGCCGCTGCTCGAAGCGCTCATGCACGGCGACTGGCCGGCCGCCGAGCGGACCACCGAGCAGGTGCGCCGGGAGGGCAGCGGGCTCGTCGCCGCGCACCTGCAGTGGCACCTGGAGCGGCAGCTGCGCTCGTTGCCGCTGGTGGAGCGCCAGGAACACCGCCCGGTGGTGCCCGAGCTCATCCGCGAACGCGCGGCGGTGGTGGAGGAGGAACCCACCGCCGAGGAAACGACCGCTGCCGGATCGGCCGCAGCGGAATCGGCCGGAGCGGAGTCGGCCGTCGGGGAACCGGTCGCTGGGGAGTCGGCCGCAGCGGATCCTGTCCACCGGGCCACCGCGATCCCGGGAACGGCGGACGGGGCCACCGGTTGA
- a CDS encoding DUF2752 domain-containing protein: MSGLLRAATSPLRRAPRTTRLAAGAGALGLVLSAGLVPLPCPLLFLTGFDCPFCGGSRMLGALLHGDLARAVDLNAFALVVVLPVAVLFLIASARQEVRGIPSAWLVGRPGRWAANAVLAAAVVWGVVRNLPGFEALRA; encoded by the coding sequence GTGAGCGGGCTGCTGCGAGCGGCCACCTCCCCGCTTCGTCGCGCGCCCCGGACGACCCGCCTCGCGGCGGGAGCCGGGGCGCTCGGCTTGGTGCTGAGCGCCGGACTCGTCCCGCTGCCCTGCCCGCTGCTGTTCCTCACCGGCTTCGACTGCCCGTTCTGCGGCGGCAGCCGGATGCTCGGCGCGCTGCTGCACGGCGACCTGGCGCGCGCCGTCGACCTGAACGCCTTCGCCCTGGTGGTCGTGCTGCCGGTGGCGGTGCTGTTCCTGATCGCCTCGGCGCGCCAGGAGGTCCGCGGCATCCCGTCGGCCTGGCTGGTCGGCCGCCCCGGCCGCTGGGCGGCGAACGCGGTGCTGGCCGCCGCCGTGGTGTGGGGCGTGGTGCGCAACCTCCCCGGTTTCGAGGCGCTGCGGGCCTGA
- a CDS encoding RDD family protein gives MTNPYGGPPSGPQPQQPYGQQPYPQSGGQPQQPYPQSGPMPQQPAPYGQQPYGQQPYGQQPYGQPGYGQQPQQPYGQPGYGYGHPGPFSEWGTRVLGYLIDGALVGVPYLIVYGITFASVMGSASSITTEAEALSMISTVYTVLGIFGLIAMAFNIWNLCYKRGTTGQTIGQKIVKIKTVSEETGQPLGFGGAFLRQLCHILDGLPCSIGFLAPLWEQKNQTWADKIVKSVVVPADPAPTGGYPQQPGYPAQPGYPQQGGYPQQGGYPGQQQPGYPQQQQPPQQW, from the coding sequence GTGACCAACCCGTATGGCGGGCCGCCGTCCGGCCCGCAGCCGCAGCAGCCCTACGGGCAACAGCCGTACCCGCAGTCGGGAGGCCAGCCCCAGCAGCCCTATCCGCAGTCCGGCCCGATGCCGCAACAGCCCGCGCCCTACGGCCAGCAGCCGTACGGCCAGCAGCCGTACGGCCAGCAGCCGTACGGCCAGCCGGGCTACGGGCAGCAGCCCCAGCAGCCGTACGGGCAGCCGGGCTACGGCTACGGGCACCCCGGTCCGTTCTCCGAGTGGGGGACCCGGGTGCTGGGGTACCTGATCGACGGGGCGCTCGTCGGCGTGCCCTACTTGATCGTCTACGGGATCACCTTCGCGAGCGTCATGGGCTCCGCTTCGTCGATCACCACCGAAGCCGAAGCGCTGTCCATGATCAGCACCGTGTACACGGTCCTCGGAATCTTCGGGCTGATCGCGATGGCGTTCAACATCTGGAACCTCTGCTACAAGCGCGGGACCACCGGGCAGACCATCGGGCAGAAGATCGTCAAGATCAAGACCGTCAGCGAGGAGACCGGGCAGCCCCTCGGCTTCGGCGGCGCGTTCCTGCGCCAGCTCTGCCACATCCTGGACGGGCTGCCCTGCTCGATCGGCTTCCTCGCCCCGCTGTGGGAGCAGAAGAACCAGACCTGGGCCGACAAGATCGTCAAGTCCGTCGTCGTCCCGGCCGACCCCGCGCCGACCGGCGGCTACCCGCAGCAGCCCGGCTACCCGGCGCAGCCCGGTTACCCGCAGCAGGGCGGTTACCCCCAGCAGGGCGGTTACCCGGGCCAGCAGCAGCCCGGTTACCCGCAGCAGCAGCAGCCGCCGCAGCAGTGGTGA
- the era gene encoding GTPase Era: protein MSSTPDAPAEHRSGFACFVGRPNAGKSTLTNALVGSKVAITSSKPQTTRHAIRGIVHRPDAQLIIVDTPGLHRPRTLLGQRLNDLVYETWSEVDVVGFCVPADQKVGPGDKFIAEQLKKVARRTPVLGVITKTDLATKQQVAEQLLALQQVMDFADLVPVSAVDSYQMDTLGDLLVGHLPEGPQLYPDGELTDEPEETLIAEMIREAALEGVRDELPHSLAVRIEEMNQRKDRDDLVDVHAIVYVERQSQKSIVIGRKGERLREVGSNARQHIQKLLGSKIYLDLHVKVAKDWQRDPKQLRRLGF from the coding sequence GTGAGCAGCACTCCAGATGCCCCCGCCGAACACCGCTCCGGGTTCGCGTGCTTCGTCGGCCGCCCCAACGCCGGCAAGTCCACGCTGACCAACGCGCTGGTCGGTTCGAAGGTGGCGATCACCTCCAGCAAGCCCCAGACCACCCGCCACGCGATCCGCGGGATCGTGCACCGGCCCGACGCCCAGCTGATCATCGTGGACACGCCGGGCCTGCACCGGCCGCGCACCCTGCTCGGCCAGCGGCTCAACGACCTCGTCTACGAGACCTGGTCCGAAGTGGACGTCGTCGGGTTCTGCGTGCCCGCGGACCAGAAGGTCGGGCCCGGCGACAAGTTCATCGCCGAGCAGCTCAAGAAGGTCGCCCGCCGCACCCCGGTGCTCGGCGTCATCACCAAGACCGACCTGGCCACCAAGCAGCAGGTCGCCGAGCAGCTGCTCGCCCTGCAGCAGGTGATGGACTTCGCCGATCTGGTCCCGGTGTCCGCTGTGGACTCCTACCAGATGGACACCCTCGGTGACCTGCTGGTGGGCCACCTGCCGGAAGGCCCGCAGCTGTACCCGGACGGCGAGCTCACCGACGAGCCGGAGGAGACGCTGATCGCGGAGATGATCCGCGAGGCCGCGTTGGAAGGCGTGCGCGACGAGCTCCCGCACTCGCTGGCCGTCCGCATCGAGGAGATGAACCAGCGCAAGGACCGCGACGACCTGGTGGACGTGCACGCGATCGTCTACGTGGAGCGGCAGAGCCAGAAGTCGATCGTGATCGGCCGCAAGGGCGAGCGGCTGCGCGAGGTCGGGTCCAACGCTCGCCAGCACATCCAGAAGCTGCTGGGCAGCAAGATCTACCTGGACCTGCACGTGAAGGTCGCCAAGGACTGGCAGCGCGACCCGAAGCAGCTGCGGAGGCTGGGATTCTGA
- a CDS encoding cytidine deaminase — translation MAEQAPPQELDAEDAKIVTLARSARARTGAAEGAAVRDTDGRTYAACTVELPSLRLTALQVAVATAAASGAEGLEAAAVVTDAAEVSADSVAAVRDLTAAAPVLRADAAGEVRGVLR, via the coding sequence GTGGCTGAGCAAGCGCCCCCGCAGGAACTGGACGCCGAGGACGCCAAGATCGTGACGCTGGCCCGGTCGGCCCGCGCGCGCACCGGCGCCGCCGAAGGCGCCGCGGTCCGCGACACCGACGGCCGCACCTACGCCGCCTGCACCGTCGAGCTGCCCTCGCTGCGGCTGACCGCGCTGCAGGTGGCGGTGGCCACCGCGGCCGCCAGCGGTGCCGAAGGGCTGGAGGCGGCCGCCGTCGTCACCGATGCCGCCGAGGTCTCCGCCGACTCCGTCGCCGCCGTCCGCGACCTCACCGCCGCCGCGCCGGTGCTGCGCGCCGACGCCGCGGGCGAGGTCCGGGGCGTGCTGCGCTGA
- a CDS encoding hemolysin family protein: MSSAALLVWAVLLVLGAGVFAAADAAVGSASRARVEELLRENRSGARQLALVLEDRPRHVNLLILLRLACELGATVLVAVVVLRVVESDALAALLAILIMLVVSYVLVGVGPRTIGRQHPYGVGLLVAAPVRVLARVLNPLTRLLILIGNGLTPGRGFREGPFSSEVELRELVDLAGERGVVAAGEREMIHSVFEFGDTIAREVMVPRTEIVWIERAKSARQALALCLRSGFSRVPVIGDSVDDVVGVVTLRDLTQALADGGDLNQPGPELGELMRPASFVPDTKRLDELLKEMQLSRSHLAIAVDEYGGTAGLLTIEDVIEEIVGEITDESDLEEHRPIEHLEDGTVRVSSRLPVEDLGALCGVELDGSEVETVGGLLAQRLGRVPLPGAEAEIEGLRLRAEGGKDHRGRIRINALLVRRANGEPASHRGADQEGSSTRG; this comes from the coding sequence ATGAGTTCGGCCGCACTGCTGGTGTGGGCTGTGCTGCTGGTCCTGGGAGCCGGGGTGTTCGCCGCCGCCGACGCGGCCGTCGGCAGCGCCTCCCGCGCCCGGGTGGAGGAGCTGCTGCGGGAGAACCGCAGCGGGGCCAGGCAGCTGGCGTTGGTGCTGGAGGACCGTCCGCGGCACGTCAACCTGCTGATCCTGCTGCGGCTGGCCTGCGAGCTGGGCGCCACCGTGCTGGTCGCGGTCGTGGTGCTGCGCGTGGTGGAGTCGGACGCGTTGGCGGCGCTGCTCGCGATCCTGATCATGCTGGTGGTCTCGTACGTGCTGGTCGGCGTCGGCCCGCGCACCATCGGCAGGCAGCACCCGTACGGGGTCGGCCTGCTGGTCGCGGCGCCGGTGCGGGTGCTGGCGCGGGTGCTGAACCCGCTGACCCGGCTGCTGATCCTGATCGGCAACGGCCTCACCCCCGGGCGCGGGTTCCGCGAGGGCCCGTTCTCCTCGGAGGTGGAGCTGCGCGAGCTGGTCGACCTGGCCGGGGAGCGCGGCGTCGTCGCCGCCGGGGAACGCGAGATGATCCACTCGGTGTTCGAGTTCGGCGACACCATCGCCCGCGAGGTGATGGTGCCCCGCACCGAGATCGTCTGGATCGAACGCGCCAAGTCCGCCCGCCAAGCCCTCGCGCTGTGCCTGCGCTCCGGGTTCTCCCGGGTGCCGGTGATCGGCGACAGCGTGGACGACGTGGTGGGCGTGGTGACGTTGCGCGACCTCACCCAGGCCCTCGCCGACGGCGGCGACCTGAACCAGCCGGGGCCGGAGCTGGGCGAGCTGATGCGCCCGGCGAGCTTCGTGCCGGACACCAAGCGCCTCGACGAGCTGCTCAAGGAGATGCAGCTGTCCCGCAGCCACCTGGCCATCGCCGTCGACGAGTACGGCGGCACCGCGGGCTTGCTTACCATCGAGGACGTGATCGAGGAGATCGTCGGAGAGATCACCGACGAGTCCGACCTGGAGGAGCACCGCCCGATCGAGCACCTGGAGGACGGCACCGTCCGGGTCTCCTCCCGGCTGCCGGTGGAGGACCTCGGCGCGCTGTGCGGGGTGGAGCTGGACGGATCCGAGGTGGAGACCGTCGGCGGCCTGCTCGCCCAGCGCCTCGGCCGGGTCCCGCTGCCCGGTGCCGAAGCCGAGATCGAAGGACTCCGGTTGCGCGCCGAAGGCGGCAAGGACCACCGCGGCCGCATCCGCATCAACGCGCTGCTCGTGCGCCGCGCGAACGGCGAGCCCGCATCGCACCGCGGTGCCGACCAGGAAGGAAGCAGCACCCGTGGCTGA
- the ybeY gene encoding rRNA maturation RNase YbeY, translated as MSIEIANESGVEVDEGTIVSVARYALDRMSVSQLAELSIVLVELNVMSDLHERWMDLPGPTDVMAFPMDEYDSSRRPDAAGSGPALLGDIVLCPAFAKDQARKAGHPLIDELHLLTVHGVLHLLGYDHAEPEEEREMFGLQNRILADYRTARDEAERAAAQHDADSRVLGTVGLDPGTAPEVPRD; from the coding sequence ATGAGCATCGAAATCGCCAACGAATCCGGGGTCGAGGTCGACGAGGGCACCATCGTGTCCGTCGCCCGCTACGCGCTGGACCGGATGAGCGTCAGCCAGCTCGCCGAGCTGTCCATCGTGCTGGTCGAGCTGAACGTCATGTCCGACCTGCACGAGCGCTGGATGGACCTGCCCGGCCCGACCGACGTGATGGCCTTCCCGATGGACGAGTACGACTCGTCCCGCCGCCCGGACGCGGCCGGTTCCGGGCCCGCGCTGCTCGGCGACATCGTGCTGTGCCCCGCGTTCGCGAAGGACCAGGCCCGCAAGGCCGGGCATCCGCTGATCGACGAACTGCACCTGCTCACGGTGCACGGGGTGCTGCACCTGCTCGGCTACGACCACGCGGAGCCGGAGGAGGAGCGCGAGATGTTCGGGCTGCAGAACCGGATCCTCGCCGACTACCGGACCGCTCGGGACGAGGCCGAGCGGGCCGCCGCGCAGCACGACGCGGACTCCCGCGTGCTGGGAACCGTGGGACTGGACCCGGGCACCGCGCCCGAGGTCCCCCGCGACTGA
- a CDS encoding PhoH family protein: protein MSAQHARDRSVRSKVTVPDSAVLALVGTRDANLRVVEELLTADVHVRGNEVTLTGDPADVAFGERVFSELITVVDKGGQLGPDAVRRVVGMLSADSGESPAAVLSLDILSRRGRTIRPKTLNQKHYVDAIDQNTVVFGIGPAGTGKTYLAMAKAVQALQAKQVNRIILTRPAVEAGERLGYLPGTLYEKIDPYLRPLYDALHDMIDPESVPRLTQAGTIEVAPLAYMRGRTLNDAFIILDEAQNTTPEQMKMFLTRLGFGSRIVVTGDVTQVDLPGGQRSGLKVVREILDGVDDVHFAVLDSGDVVRHRLVTDIVNAYDRWQAEQDADSEQFPRRSGRGGQFREHA, encoded by the coding sequence CTGTCCGCGCAGCACGCGCGCGACCGTTCGGTGCGGTCGAAGGTGACGGTCCCGGACAGCGCGGTGCTCGCGCTGGTCGGCACCCGCGACGCGAACCTGCGGGTCGTCGAGGAACTCCTCACCGCCGACGTGCACGTGCGCGGCAACGAGGTCACCCTCACCGGCGACCCGGCTGACGTGGCCTTCGGCGAACGGGTGTTCTCCGAGCTCATCACCGTGGTGGACAAGGGCGGCCAGCTCGGCCCGGATGCCGTGCGCCGCGTGGTGGGCATGCTCTCGGCCGACAGCGGTGAATCGCCCGCCGCGGTGCTCAGCCTGGACATCCTGTCCCGGCGGGGCCGCACGATCCGCCCGAAGACGCTGAACCAGAAGCACTACGTGGACGCGATCGACCAGAACACCGTGGTGTTCGGCATCGGTCCCGCGGGCACCGGCAAGACCTACCTGGCGATGGCGAAGGCAGTGCAGGCGCTGCAGGCCAAGCAGGTCAACCGGATCATCCTGACCAGGCCCGCGGTCGAGGCGGGGGAGCGGCTCGGCTACCTGCCGGGCACGCTGTACGAGAAGATCGACCCGTACCTGCGGCCGTTGTACGACGCGCTGCACGACATGATCGACCCCGAGTCGGTGCCGCGGCTCACCCAGGCGGGCACCATCGAGGTCGCGCCGCTGGCGTACATGCGCGGGCGCACCCTCAACGACGCGTTCATCATCCTCGACGAAGCGCAGAACACCACGCCGGAGCAGATGAAGATGTTCCTGACCCGGCTCGGGTTCGGCTCCCGCATCGTGGTCACCGGCGACGTCACCCAGGTCGACCTGCCCGGTGGGCAGCGCAGCGGCCTGAAGGTCGTCCGCGAGATCCTCGACGGGGTCGACGACGTGCACTTCGCCGTGCTCGACAGCGGGGACGTGGTCCGTCACCGCCTGGTCACCGACATTGTCAACGCCTACGACCGCTGGCAGGCCGAGCAGGACGCGGACTCCGAGCAGTTCCCGCGCCGCTCCGGCCGCGGCGGTCAGTTCCGGGAACACGCATGA
- a CDS encoding histidine triad nucleotide-binding protein, giving the protein MTDSDLDSLFLRIIAGEIPADVVHDSERVLAIRDINPQAPTHVLVVPKTRYRNAAELATAEPDLLAELVRVAGEIAEREGIAESGYRLLFNTNEDAGQTIFHVHLHLLGGEPLGGLTGGPIKG; this is encoded by the coding sequence ATGACCGACAGCGACCTGGACTCCCTGTTCCTGCGCATCATCGCCGGCGAGATCCCCGCGGACGTCGTCCACGACTCCGAGCGGGTCCTCGCGATCCGCGACATCAACCCGCAGGCGCCCACCCACGTGCTCGTGGTGCCGAAGACCCGCTACCGCAACGCCGCCGAGCTCGCCACCGCCGAGCCGGACCTGCTGGCCGAGCTGGTGCGGGTGGCCGGGGAGATCGCCGAGCGCGAGGGCATCGCCGAATCCGGGTACCGGCTGCTGTTCAACACCAACGAGGACGCCGGGCAGACCATCTTCCACGTGCACCTGCACCTGCTGGGCGGCGAACCGCTCGGCGGCCTCACCGGCGGCCCGATCAAGGGCTAG
- the dnaJ gene encoding molecular chaperone DnaJ, producing MARDYYGTLGVAKDATPEQIKRAYRKLARELHPDVNQEAGAQERFRDVTTAYEVLSDPKKRQVVDLGGDPLSQGGGDGGMGGDPFAGFGGLGDIMDAFFGGSGGGGGGRGPRSRVQPGSDALLRLELTLEECASGVNRDITVDTAVLCDSCDGGGSRAGSAPSTCDTCGGRGEVQSVQRSFLGQVMTSRPCPVCRGFGEVITDPCQQCGGDGRVRERRTITVKIPAGVGDGMRVRLAGEGEVGPGGGPAGDLFVEVEELPHERFIRDGADLHCNVEVPMTAAALGTVLTLETLDGTEELTVEPGTQPGTEHVLTGRGLPKLRSNGRVSGHGDLHVHLDVQVPTRLDEGQAELLRQLAALRGEEQPEPTVTANGNGQRQGLFSRFKSFGHK from the coding sequence GTGGCCAGGGACTATTACGGGACCCTCGGGGTGGCCAAGGACGCTACGCCGGAGCAGATCAAGCGCGCGTACCGCAAGCTCGCCCGGGAATTGCACCCCGACGTGAACCAGGAAGCCGGTGCCCAGGAGCGGTTCCGCGATGTGACGACCGCCTACGAGGTGCTGTCCGACCCGAAGAAGCGCCAGGTCGTGGACCTCGGCGGCGACCCGCTCTCGCAGGGCGGTGGCGACGGCGGCATGGGTGGCGACCCGTTCGCCGGGTTCGGCGGTCTCGGCGACATCATGGACGCCTTCTTCGGCGGCTCCGGCGGCGGAGGCGGCGGCCGCGGCCCGCGCAGCCGGGTCCAGCCCGGATCCGACGCGCTGCTGCGGCTCGAACTCACCCTGGAGGAGTGCGCCAGCGGCGTGAACCGGGACATCACCGTGGACACCGCGGTGCTGTGCGACTCCTGCGACGGCGGTGGCTCCCGCGCGGGCAGCGCGCCCTCGACCTGCGACACCTGCGGTGGCCGCGGCGAGGTCCAGTCCGTGCAGCGCTCCTTCCTCGGCCAGGTCATGACCTCCCGCCCCTGCCCGGTGTGCCGCGGCTTCGGCGAGGTCATCACCGACCCGTGCCAGCAGTGCGGCGGCGACGGCCGGGTGCGCGAACGCCGCACCATCACCGTGAAGATCCCCGCGGGTGTCGGCGACGGCATGCGGGTGCGGCTCGCCGGTGAGGGCGAAGTGGGCCCCGGCGGCGGTCCGGCGGGCGACCTGTTCGTCGAAGTGGAGGAACTGCCGCACGAGCGGTTCATCCGCGACGGCGCCGACCTGCACTGCAACGTCGAAGTGCCGATGACCGCGGCGGCGCTGGGCACGGTGCTCACCCTGGAGACCCTGGACGGCACCGAGGAGCTCACCGTCGAACCCGGCACCCAGCCCGGCACCGAGCACGTGCTCACCGGCCGCGGGTTGCCGAAGCTGCGCTCCAACGGGCGGGTCAGCGGGCACGGCGACCTGCACGTGCACCTCGACGTCCAGGTGCCGACCCGGCTCGACGAGGGGCAGGCCGAACTGCTGCGGCAGCTCGCGGCGCTGCGCGGCGAGGAGCAGCCGGAGCCGACGGTGACCGCGAACGGGAACGGGCAGCGCCAGGGCCTCTTCTCCCGCTTCAAGTCCTTCGGCCACAAGTGA
- the hrcA gene encoding heat-inducible transcriptional repressor HrcA, translating into MNADQRRFEVLRAIVADFVSTNEPVGSKALVDRHNLGVSSATVRNDMAALEEEGLIVQPHTSAGRVPTDAGYRLFVDRLHEIKPLTAAERRAIGAFLEGALDLDDVMRRSVRLLAQLTQQVAVVQYPTLTRSTVRHVEVVTITPARLMLVLITDTGRVDQRMVDLGDVISDDDVARMRNVLNSAMTEKRLADASAAVAELPDQSPPELRDAMTRVASVLIESLVEHPEERMVLGGTPNLTRNVTDFPNSLRQVLEALEEQVVVLKLLAAARDSRTVTVRIGMENEAAEMQTTSVVSTGYGTHGMVLGGMGVVGPTRMDYPGTMAAVRAVAAYVGEILAGR; encoded by the coding sequence GTGAACGCCGATCAACGGCGGTTCGAGGTCCTGCGGGCGATCGTGGCCGACTTCGTGTCGACGAACGAACCGGTCGGGTCCAAGGCCCTGGTCGACCGGCACAACCTGGGCGTCTCCAGCGCCACCGTGCGCAACGACATGGCCGCCCTGGAGGAGGAAGGCCTCATCGTCCAGCCGCACACCAGCGCCGGACGCGTGCCGACCGACGCCGGGTACCGGCTGTTCGTGGACCGGCTGCACGAGATCAAACCGCTCACCGCGGCCGAGCGGCGGGCCATCGGCGCCTTCCTGGAGGGCGCCCTCGACCTCGACGACGTGATGCGCCGCAGCGTGCGGCTGCTCGCGCAGCTCACCCAGCAGGTCGCCGTCGTGCAGTACCCCACGCTGACCCGCTCCACGGTGCGCCACGTCGAGGTCGTCACCATCACCCCGGCCCGCCTGATGCTGGTGCTCATCACCGACACCGGCCGGGTGGACCAGCGGATGGTCGACCTCGGCGACGTGATCAGCGACGACGACGTGGCGCGGATGCGCAACGTGCTGAACTCGGCGATGACCGAGAAGCGGCTCGCGGACGCCTCGGCGGCCGTGGCCGAACTGCCCGACCAATCACCGCCCGAACTGCGCGACGCCATGACCCGCGTCGCCAGCGTGCTCATCGAATCCCTCGTGGAACATCCCGAGGAACGCATGGTGCTCGGCGGCACCCCCAACCTGACCCGCAACGTCACCGACTTCCCCAACTCGCTGCGCCAAGTGCTCGAAGCGCTGGAGGAGCAGGTCGTGGTGCTGAAGCTGCTCGCGGCGGCCCGCGACTCGCGGACCGTGACGGTGCGCATCGGGATGGAGAACGAGGCCGCGGAGATGCAGACCACCTCGGTGGTGTCCACCGGCTACGGCACGCATGGGATGGTGCTGGGTGGCATGGGTGTCGTCGGCCCCACCCGGATGGACTATCCGGGAACCATGGCGGCGGTGCGTGCCGTTGCCGCTTACGTGGGTGAGATCCTGGCAGGCCGTTGA